One Nitrospira sp. DNA window includes the following coding sequences:
- a CDS encoding Ferredoxin--nitrite reductase has product MNKIEAIKSERDGLAARDMIAQYALTGWESIPEDDIQRLKWCGLFLRNPTPGHFMLRVRLPGGHTTSSQLHALAEIALCYGNGVIDVTTRQQVQLRHLTIENVPTVFAKLEEAGLTSLQTGMDTVRNVMTCPVAGLNPNELLDGTDIVIAVNQEVLGNPAYSNLPRKCNIAVTGCPDNCLHMETQDIALVPAYHDLGHDKCYGYNVLIGGKLGSGGYRIATPLDLFVNPAEAFEVCRTILHIYRDHGPRENRTQARLAFLVESWGEARLRQEVEVRMGRTLPVAGIDARAAVEHDHIGIFRQKQRGMNYIGLKVLVGRVKAADLRNIAALADRYGTGEVRLSPAQAFVIPHVSDRLVGALAEEPLVKQFAYNPSPLYKGLVSCVGSDYCNLAVIETKRRAVETAHVLERKLGEGLKPITVHWSGCPAGCGNHLVADIGLLGKKAKVGGKVVDAVDIFVGGRSGPDPKLATKIMEDVPCDRLPAVLETLMPYHTREKMHRVRGKAVSKDRGAVKAAASGNETAGPMPALTPQPFSA; this is encoded by the coding sequence ATGAACAAGATCGAGGCGATCAAGTCGGAACGGGATGGATTGGCGGCGCGCGACATGATCGCACAGTATGCGCTGACGGGCTGGGAGTCCATTCCCGAGGACGATATTCAACGATTGAAATGGTGCGGCCTGTTCCTGCGCAATCCCACGCCGGGCCATTTCATGCTGCGGGTGCGGCTGCCGGGTGGCCACACGACCTCGTCTCAACTCCATGCGCTGGCGGAGATCGCGCTCTGTTATGGAAACGGCGTGATCGATGTGACCACGAGACAACAAGTTCAACTTCGGCACCTGACGATCGAGAATGTGCCGACAGTGTTCGCCAAGCTGGAGGAGGCAGGACTGACCTCTCTGCAAACCGGCATGGACACGGTGCGCAACGTCATGACCTGTCCGGTGGCGGGCTTGAATCCCAATGAACTGCTGGACGGCACGGACATCGTCATCGCCGTCAATCAGGAGGTGTTGGGCAATCCGGCCTATTCGAATCTGCCGCGCAAGTGCAATATCGCCGTGACCGGCTGTCCGGACAATTGCCTCCACATGGAGACGCAGGACATCGCCCTGGTCCCGGCCTATCACGATTTGGGGCACGACAAGTGTTATGGATACAACGTGCTGATCGGAGGAAAGCTGGGATCCGGCGGCTATCGGATTGCGACTCCGCTGGACCTGTTCGTGAATCCGGCGGAAGCCTTTGAAGTCTGCCGGACCATTCTCCACATCTACCGCGACCATGGCCCGCGTGAGAATCGCACGCAAGCGCGTCTCGCGTTTCTCGTGGAATCGTGGGGAGAGGCGCGGCTGCGCCAGGAGGTAGAGGTACGGATGGGGCGGACCTTGCCCGTCGCCGGTATCGACGCCAGGGCTGCGGTAGAGCATGACCACATCGGGATTTTCCGCCAAAAGCAACGGGGGATGAACTATATCGGACTCAAGGTACTGGTCGGCCGCGTCAAGGCAGCCGACCTGCGGAACATCGCCGCGCTGGCTGATCGGTATGGCACAGGCGAAGTGCGACTCTCGCCGGCGCAAGCCTTCGTGATCCCGCATGTCAGCGATCGGCTGGTCGGCGCGCTGGCGGAAGAGCCGCTGGTCAAGCAATTCGCCTACAACCCCTCGCCTCTGTATAAGGGCCTCGTCAGCTGCGTGGGAAGCGACTATTGCAACCTGGCCGTCATCGAAACCAAACGCCGGGCCGTCGAAACGGCGCATGTGTTGGAGCGCAAGTTGGGTGAGGGGCTCAAGCCGATCACCGTCCATTGGTCCGGCTGCCCGGCCGGCTGCGGGAACCATCTGGTCGCGGATATCGGGCTGTTGGGGAAGAAGGCGAAGGTGGGCGGCAAGGTCGTCGATGCCGTGGATATCTTTGTCGGGGGCCGTTCTGGGCCCGACCCCAAGCTCGCCACCAAGATCATGGAAGATGTGCCCTGCGACAGGCTTCCGGCAGTGCTGGAGACGCTCATGCCCTACCATACGCGCGAGAAAATGCATCGCGTGCGTGGAAAGGCGGTGTCAAAAGACAGGGGAGCGGTGAAGGCGGCAGCGTCCGGCAACGAGACAGCCGGTCCCATGCCGGCGCTCACACCACAACCGTTTTCAGCGTAA